The proteins below come from a single Arthrobacter crystallopoietes genomic window:
- a CDS encoding acyltransferase family protein — MQAPDVFCGRLIEPCRSQACKIVHHRRTVRRTSWPSGGRIIKENPPATSKNSGFRPDIQGLRALAVSLVIVYHLWPERLTGGYVGVDVFFVISGFLITSHLIRKPPRSGVEMAQFYGRRIRRLLPASFTVLAATAVATRLVAAPTQWEGIAKEIIASALYVQNWVLAGSSVDYLAEGNDPTPTQHFWSLAVEEQFYLVWPLMIMAVFWTAARGRLKAAVVARCAIAGVVVVSLVISVLATTADPGAAYFITPTRMWELAVGGLIGTVAPLAATRLNPSANALLAWVGILAIVVAGITYTDATPFPGSAALLPVLGTALVILAGTDHGFSPSGIFRLAPVQWLGGISYSVYLWHWPLIVLLPYVSGGELGWLDKAVILIGTLVLAALSKTFVEDKFRFTKSAQGLIPTFRFAAAGMVLITVLGGAQLAEVNYRTQQAQQRLLAVETSDDPCLGAAAIAKGFEVCEPNPSSELVPEPELAKDDRSDAYADGCWSNAPFTERPICTYGSGEKQVALVGNSHAGHWLPALQKLAERNDWTISTFLVSRCNPTDAPLQLETREQTNNCLAYGDWVMEQTKGDKFDLVVTSERQSVPVEGESWETTKAPAAAGYKSYLSSWAEAGTNVVVIKDPLFPGGSIPDCLAENPGNPEACAGTPEDWYWMDPLTDAAKELSLPNIEIVNMDEYFCEHNICHAAIGSVVTFFDGSHITATYAKTLAPYLGQSLQKVLRN, encoded by the coding sequence GTGCAAGCACCCGACGTTTTCTGTGGGCGGTTGATAGAGCCATGCAGGAGCCAAGCTTGTAAAATAGTCCACCACCGCCGTACCGTTCGCCGAACTTCGTGGCCTTCAGGAGGAAGAATTATCAAAGAAAACCCACCTGCAACATCAAAGAACAGCGGATTTCGTCCGGATATTCAAGGGCTGAGAGCTCTCGCCGTCTCGTTGGTTATCGTGTATCACTTGTGGCCGGAACGGCTTACAGGAGGCTACGTAGGCGTGGACGTTTTCTTCGTCATTTCCGGCTTCCTCATTACTTCCCACCTGATTCGCAAGCCGCCGCGAAGTGGCGTGGAAATGGCTCAATTCTATGGGCGCCGGATCAGAAGGCTACTGCCTGCTTCTTTTACAGTCCTCGCTGCGACCGCAGTTGCAACCCGGCTAGTAGCCGCTCCCACGCAATGGGAAGGCATCGCGAAGGAAATCATTGCCTCCGCCCTGTACGTCCAGAACTGGGTTCTCGCTGGCAGTTCAGTGGACTATCTGGCGGAAGGAAACGATCCGACGCCAACCCAGCACTTCTGGTCACTGGCAGTAGAAGAACAGTTCTATTTGGTCTGGCCGCTCATGATCATGGCCGTTTTCTGGACTGCAGCCAGAGGACGGCTCAAGGCAGCTGTTGTGGCACGATGCGCTATTGCCGGCGTCGTTGTTGTTTCACTCGTGATCTCGGTACTGGCAACGACGGCGGACCCAGGTGCTGCATACTTCATTACCCCTACAAGGATGTGGGAGCTCGCCGTCGGCGGCCTGATTGGTACGGTCGCCCCGTTGGCCGCCACTCGTCTAAATCCGTCGGCCAACGCGCTACTGGCCTGGGTAGGGATACTCGCAATTGTGGTGGCCGGCATTACCTACACCGATGCCACGCCCTTCCCCGGATCTGCAGCGCTTCTTCCCGTCCTAGGAACTGCTTTGGTCATCTTGGCGGGCACTGATCACGGCTTCTCCCCCAGCGGTATCTTCCGTTTGGCACCGGTGCAATGGCTGGGCGGGATTTCGTACTCCGTCTACCTTTGGCATTGGCCTCTTATTGTTTTGTTGCCCTACGTGAGCGGGGGCGAACTCGGGTGGCTGGATAAGGCCGTCATCCTGATAGGGACGTTGGTGCTGGCAGCGCTAAGCAAGACGTTCGTCGAAGACAAATTCCGTTTCACTAAGTCAGCACAAGGTCTCATACCGACATTCAGGTTCGCGGCCGCAGGAATGGTCTTGATAACTGTCTTGGGCGGGGCGCAGCTTGCGGAGGTCAACTATCGCACGCAACAGGCACAGCAACGGTTGTTGGCCGTAGAGACGAGCGACGACCCCTGTCTCGGCGCCGCCGCTATCGCCAAAGGGTTCGAGGTATGCGAGCCGAATCCCAGCTCCGAGCTAGTTCCAGAACCCGAATTGGCGAAGGATGACCGGTCAGATGCCTATGCCGACGGCTGCTGGTCAAACGCGCCGTTCACAGAACGGCCTATCTGTACCTATGGCAGTGGTGAGAAGCAGGTTGCTCTCGTGGGGAATTCACATGCGGGCCATTGGCTCCCCGCCCTGCAGAAACTGGCAGAACGCAATGACTGGACGATCTCAACGTTCTTGGTTTCGCGCTGCAATCCCACCGACGCGCCTCTGCAGTTGGAGACGCGAGAACAAACCAATAACTGCCTCGCCTACGGCGACTGGGTCATGGAGCAAACCAAGGGCGACAAGTTTGATCTCGTTGTTACATCGGAGAGACAATCCGTACCTGTCGAGGGCGAGTCTTGGGAAACGACGAAAGCCCCTGCAGCCGCCGGTTACAAGTCCTATTTGTCCAGTTGGGCAGAAGCAGGCACCAATGTGGTTGTCATAAAGGATCCATTGTTTCCAGGCGGTTCGATCCCCGATTGTCTAGCGGAGAATCCCGGGAATCCGGAGGCTTGCGCCGGTACGCCCGAAGACTGGTACTGGATGGACCCACTGACCGACGCGGCGAAAGAGCTGTCCCTGCCCAACATAGAAATCGTCAACATGGACGAGTATTTCTGCGAGCACAACATTTGCCACGCAGCAATCGGATCCGTCGTCACCTTTTTCGACGGCTCCCACATCACCGCAACGTACGCCAAAACGCTTGCACCGTATCTGGGCCAGTCCCTGCAGAAGGTGCTGCGAAACTAG
- a CDS encoding glycosyltransferase family 2 protein yields MAIRERWAAIRRDVRGAAKAQVANVTSDSGASGSADTAKVSVIVPVYNAMPYLTELLNSLEVQDLDASLFELIAVDDGSTDFSGEILDVYAARNSNFRVIHQENSGWPGKPRNVGIAASKAQYVFFCDADDRLGPQALRRMVDYACENDVDVLVPKMVGIGGRRVQASLFERTVKDVDLREILRSLSPQKMVRRELLVKNGITFHEDKVRLEDGMVMSQCYLLSQRTSILADYDYYYIRTREDGANISSTPTIPEGYTWSVGEIARILTEGDKDAGRAKLLVLDLYRRKCLRVYEPQRFLKFTSEIQQRWMAAHADFVDRYIPQDLEAELVTPFKQKTQFIRNRDVAGMLEYCKLESSLQPTARATGMEFRASGLAMEVSLEHGDVDTVDLLVRSRDAGAERSFTMRRAGNEASLFHAELPYSQLDDLPSAIVDFFTEASSRGMTGKLQRVTVGEQLDLPTQRDHRRPYATIHGSLSLDLRR; encoded by the coding sequence ATGGCTATTCGTGAGCGGTGGGCTGCTATACGGCGCGACGTCCGGGGGGCTGCGAAGGCGCAAGTGGCCAATGTCACCAGCGACAGCGGTGCGAGCGGCAGCGCCGATACCGCGAAAGTAAGCGTCATCGTTCCGGTCTACAACGCCATGCCTTATCTTACTGAACTCTTAAACTCGCTTGAGGTTCAGGACTTAGATGCTTCCCTGTTCGAACTTATCGCTGTCGATGATGGTTCAACAGACTTCAGCGGAGAAATTCTTGATGTCTACGCTGCGCGCAACTCGAACTTCAGGGTAATTCATCAGGAGAACAGCGGCTGGCCCGGGAAACCCCGCAACGTCGGGATAGCCGCGAGCAAGGCGCAGTACGTCTTTTTTTGCGATGCCGACGATCGTCTCGGGCCCCAAGCCCTGCGGCGGATGGTTGACTATGCGTGCGAAAACGACGTGGACGTCCTTGTCCCCAAGATGGTCGGTATCGGTGGTCGCCGTGTACAGGCTTCTCTGTTCGAGCGGACAGTCAAAGACGTAGACCTTCGGGAGATCCTGCGCTCCCTCTCCCCACAGAAAATGGTGCGACGGGAACTCCTAGTCAAGAACGGCATCACGTTCCATGAAGACAAGGTTCGGCTTGAAGATGGGATGGTTATGTCCCAGTGCTACCTGCTCTCGCAGCGGACGTCCATCCTCGCCGATTACGATTACTACTACATCCGGACCCGCGAGGACGGCGCCAATATCAGCAGCACGCCGACCATCCCCGAGGGCTACACGTGGTCTGTCGGGGAAATCGCCCGTATCCTAACGGAAGGCGACAAAGACGCGGGCCGGGCAAAACTGCTCGTCCTTGACCTGTATCGGCGGAAATGCCTGCGTGTCTACGAACCGCAACGTTTCCTGAAGTTCACGTCTGAGATCCAGCAGCGCTGGATGGCAGCACATGCGGACTTTGTTGATCGGTACATTCCTCAAGATCTTGAGGCCGAACTGGTGACGCCATTCAAGCAGAAAACGCAGTTTATCCGTAACAGGGATGTGGCCGGAATGCTGGAATACTGCAAGCTGGAGAGCTCGCTTCAGCCGACAGCTCGGGCAACGGGGATGGAATTCCGCGCCTCTGGTCTCGCTATGGAGGTTTCCCTCGAGCATGGCGACGTGGACACTGTTGATCTGCTGGTTCGCAGTCGAGACGCAGGGGCCGAACGTTCCTTCACGATGCGACGCGCGGGCAACGAAGCTTCCCTTTTCCATGCGGAGTTGCCCTATTCGCAGCTGGACGATCTTCCGAGTGCGATTGTGGACTTTTTCACGGAGGCGAGCAGCAGAGGAATGACGGGCAAGCTCCAGCGCGTCACCGTGGGCGAGCAACTGGATCTGCCCACGCAGAGAGACCACCGACGCCCGTACGCCACGATTCATGGCAGCTTGAGCCTGGACCTCCGCCGCTAG
- a CDS encoding acyltransferase family protein — protein sequence MSQDLSKPQTALSVRQTWIDQARWCAIVLVVVGHAVGLLRGTSDLAVVISNFVYMFHIPVLVLLAGWGARRTNADGNTLAKIFWQLLLPYVIFQLIAFLFNFLFEDDSPSWSFTSQTFGLWFLVALAGWRLLAPWFHGLKYAVPLAVLVALLAGLSPNIGGFLSLSRILVFLPMFLAGPWLIDKIAVWRHDLRYKLAAAAVLLVGASATLLMRRDFWRTPFFGNAGYEALNVDPVEGMLWRLLVLTVGTAMAAAFMLVLPGKPGAPSPIGAWVANAGQRTMYAYLLHLPVITVIGSTAATDIFAPSAQTALYVAGAFVFCILAVSRLVTTLATPLVEPRRILLQR from the coding sequence TTGAGTCAGGATCTATCGAAACCCCAAACAGCACTTTCCGTCCGCCAGACGTGGATAGACCAGGCCCGGTGGTGCGCCATCGTGCTGGTAGTAGTTGGACACGCTGTAGGTCTGCTTCGAGGTACGAGCGATCTGGCAGTTGTCATTTCCAATTTCGTCTACATGTTCCATATCCCAGTACTCGTGCTCCTTGCTGGCTGGGGTGCACGCCGGACCAACGCGGACGGCAACACGTTAGCGAAGATCTTCTGGCAATTGCTCCTGCCTTACGTCATTTTCCAGCTCATTGCATTCCTGTTTAACTTCCTCTTCGAAGACGACTCCCCCAGCTGGTCCTTCACTTCGCAGACGTTCGGCCTTTGGTTCCTGGTTGCCCTAGCTGGGTGGCGTTTGCTGGCGCCCTGGTTCCACGGGCTGAAATACGCCGTCCCGCTAGCCGTCCTTGTCGCATTGCTGGCCGGGTTAAGCCCTAACATCGGCGGATTCCTATCGCTTTCACGCATTCTTGTCTTCCTGCCGATGTTTCTCGCCGGCCCGTGGCTTATCGACAAGATCGCCGTATGGCGTCACGACCTCCGGTACAAACTCGCGGCCGCTGCCGTGCTGCTTGTCGGAGCAAGCGCCACACTGCTGATGCGCCGCGACTTCTGGCGCACGCCATTCTTCGGAAATGCGGGTTATGAAGCCTTGAACGTCGATCCGGTAGAGGGGATGCTTTGGCGTCTGCTTGTACTTACGGTCGGAACCGCGATGGCTGCGGCGTTCATGCTCGTACTGCCAGGAAAGCCGGGTGCTCCTTCGCCTATCGGCGCTTGGGTTGCAAATGCCGGTCAAAGGACGATGTACGCGTATCTGCTACATTTGCCGGTTATCACGGTCATAGGCTCAACCGCCGCGACCGACATATTCGCACCGAGTGCTCAAACAGCCCTCTATGTCGCAGGAGCCTTCGTCTTCTGCATCCTCGCAGTGTCCAGACTCGTCACGACGCTGGCTACTCCTTTGGTTGAACCGAGAAGGATTCTACTGCAGAGATAA
- a CDS encoding adenylyltransferase/cytidyltransferase family protein — MTKTVLTYGTFDLFHIGHLNVLKRLRALGDRLIVGVSTDEFNAVKGKRPIVPFEQRIEIVRSIKYVDMAIPEERWSQKREDIEKFGVQIFGIGEDWKGKFDELEDKVEVVYLPRTSGISTTEMKRVLSAFDERHVEELKRTLDSLSQIVKELS, encoded by the coding sequence GTGACCAAGACAGTACTGACCTACGGAACTTTTGATCTATTTCATATAGGTCACTTGAACGTCCTCAAGCGGTTGCGCGCCTTGGGTGACCGCTTGATCGTGGGGGTTTCGACTGACGAATTCAATGCGGTCAAAGGCAAGAGGCCTATTGTGCCGTTCGAGCAACGCATCGAAATTGTCCGCTCCATCAAATATGTGGACATGGCGATTCCTGAGGAGCGTTGGAGCCAAAAACGGGAGGACATCGAAAAATTCGGTGTCCAGATATTTGGTATCGGGGAAGATTGGAAAGGGAAGTTTGACGAGCTTGAAGACAAAGTCGAAGTTGTCTACTTGCCCCGAACGAGCGGTATTTCGACCACAGAAATGAAGCGAGTTCTCAGCGCCTTCGACGAACGGCATGTAGAGGAATTGAAGCGAACTCTGGACAGTCTTAGCCAGATCGTAAAAGAGCTGAGCTGA
- a CDS encoding acyltransferase family protein, with the protein MALEGLGEQRSAADGPAALDESPIPVSSAGRKHPSDNKSADDMNLSSLPKPRFRLLDGLRIFAALAVVLYHFTARENPYWGRPVLDVFPDFAPVAAFGALGVQLFFIISGFVILMSASGRSIGDYIASRAGRLLPGYWAGVLLTGGLLLVVWPEAADLSITQVLANLTMLQTPLGVDHVDGVYWTLWVELKFYALIGLFMMLGITKLRVLAVSIMWPIVAAIAEMADNNLLSEILMPDYAPLFAGGMLLFVLLEDRRNFVCWFGILINVALAAQQTQTGQFKRMEDITGLSFPSVACWLVVAGCFAVVAAATLSQLSRLSWTGLSFAGALTYPLYLIHEYVGWWVIHLIHDALPSEITLLLALGVCCGVAWAIWRYIETPFGPLIRRHVSSGILSLAPEPAIRTLPVR; encoded by the coding sequence ATGGCGTTGGAAGGCTTGGGCGAGCAACGGAGTGCAGCAGACGGGCCTGCTGCACTCGACGAATCACCGATCCCTGTGTCGTCCGCGGGAAGGAAGCATCCATCCGATAATAAAAGCGCGGATGACATGAACCTTTCATCCCTGCCCAAGCCCCGATTCCGGCTTTTGGACGGCCTGCGGATCTTTGCAGCCCTCGCCGTTGTCCTGTATCACTTCACCGCCAGAGAGAATCCGTATTGGGGTCGCCCGGTCTTGGACGTATTCCCCGATTTTGCTCCGGTTGCTGCTTTTGGTGCTTTGGGAGTGCAGCTATTTTTCATCATTAGTGGGTTTGTCATCTTGATGTCTGCGTCCGGAAGGTCCATTGGAGACTACATCGCGTCGCGAGCTGGCCGGCTGCTGCCGGGATATTGGGCAGGAGTCCTGCTCACTGGCGGTTTGCTGCTTGTTGTCTGGCCCGAGGCCGCGGACCTCAGCATTACTCAAGTGCTAGCCAATCTCACGATGCTCCAGACTCCTCTGGGGGTTGATCATGTGGACGGAGTCTATTGGACGTTATGGGTGGAGTTGAAGTTTTATGCGCTCATCGGCCTATTCATGATGCTCGGGATCACCAAGCTGCGCGTCCTGGCCGTATCGATAATGTGGCCGATTGTGGCCGCAATAGCGGAGATGGCAGACAATAACCTCCTCTCCGAGATCCTCATGCCGGATTATGCGCCCCTGTTCGCTGGTGGGATGCTCCTGTTCGTGCTGCTTGAGGACCGTAGAAATTTCGTTTGTTGGTTTGGAATTCTGATTAACGTGGCACTGGCCGCGCAACAAACCCAAACGGGTCAATTCAAGCGCATGGAAGACATCACGGGCTTGTCCTTTCCCTCCGTGGCATGTTGGCTTGTCGTCGCCGGCTGCTTTGCCGTTGTCGCTGCGGCTACCTTAAGCCAGCTGAGTCGCCTCTCATGGACAGGACTTAGCTTCGCCGGTGCGCTGACCTATCCGCTGTACCTAATACATGAGTACGTTGGCTGGTGGGTCATTCACCTCATCCACGATGCACTGCCCTCTGAAATAACCTTATTGCTGGCCCTCGGTGTGTGCTGTGGTGTGGCATGGGCCATCTGGAGGTACATTGAGACGCCGTTCGGCCCCTTGATCCGTAGGCACGTCAGTAGCGGAATTTTGTCCCTCGCACCTGAACCGGCGATTCGTACATTGCCTGTGCGGTGA
- a CDS encoding glycosyltransferase family 2 protein has translation MEGTQERTTAGDESTASPTFGVVILTQGTRPDDLQRGFASLQAQQGVSLDVVVVGNGWRPEGLPTGFKSLHLQENLGIPAGRNAGVPHVSGEYLFFLDDDAWLPDEYFLWNAAQLFRSQPDIGMIQPRIEDPANPDAPQRWIPRLNKREDTKSSNVFSVVEMAIVMRREVFDRTNGWPATFWYAHEGIEFAWRVWDTGFRTWYAGDLRAGHPVIDPRRHEEFFRLNARNRVWLARRNLHWPFSWIYVASWTLVQVARSRRQPEQLKPWFAGWRSGWQQNPWGPNEERRKLRWATIFRMGVAGRWPIV, from the coding sequence ATGGAAGGCACCCAAGAGAGAACGACGGCGGGAGATGAGTCCACAGCGTCGCCGACCTTCGGCGTCGTAATCCTGACGCAGGGAACTCGCCCGGATGACCTGCAGCGTGGGTTCGCCTCGCTGCAGGCACAGCAAGGCGTTTCGCTGGACGTTGTGGTGGTTGGCAACGGCTGGCGGCCGGAGGGATTACCTACGGGATTCAAGTCACTCCATTTGCAAGAGAACCTGGGCATTCCTGCCGGGCGCAATGCGGGGGTGCCGCACGTATCGGGCGAGTATCTGTTCTTCCTTGACGACGATGCCTGGCTGCCGGACGAGTACTTCCTGTGGAATGCAGCCCAGCTCTTTCGGAGCCAGCCGGACATTGGCATGATCCAGCCGCGCATCGAAGATCCTGCCAATCCCGATGCGCCCCAGCGGTGGATTCCGCGTCTGAATAAACGTGAAGATACCAAGTCCAGCAACGTATTCTCCGTTGTCGAGATGGCCATCGTCATGCGCCGGGAGGTTTTTGACCGAACCAACGGTTGGCCTGCGACATTCTGGTACGCCCATGAAGGCATCGAGTTCGCGTGGCGTGTCTGGGACACAGGTTTCCGGACGTGGTATGCCGGTGATCTCCGCGCCGGGCATCCGGTGATCGATCCCCGGCGCCATGAGGAGTTCTTCCGGCTTAACGCACGGAACCGAGTCTGGCTGGCACGCAGGAACCTCCACTGGCCCTTTAGCTGGATTTACGTCGCCTCATGGACCTTGGTGCAGGTCGCGCGCTCTCGCAGGCAACCGGAGCAGCTCAAACCTTGGTTCGCTGGTTGGCGATCCGGGTGGCAGCAAAATCCGTGGGGCCCGAACGAAGAGCGTCGGAAACTAAGATGGGCCACAATTTTCCGGATGGGTGTCGCGGGCCGCTGGCCCATAGTCTAG
- a CDS encoding CDP-alcohol phosphatidyltransferase family protein, translating to MTRTERPARPTLEQLRAVAQPPEVRSRKNAEHWTAELYLRHISIYLTSALVRTPISANGVTGLMILSGWAISASLLIPGIWGPLLAVFFSQLQLYFDCSDGEVARWRGTQSPKGIFLDKIGHYTTEGLIPLALGLRCLGDLDLLQTDPGIAYLHLFLGAVLALGIVLNKAQNEMVHASRALAGMDKLPDTVDAKAVPSASFVGRLRRLARFLPFHRVLHSVEMSLLILAASIVSLVAAQPVLGERWLLYILVPGVIFVNLGHFVAIMASPRLRK from the coding sequence ATGACCCGCACCGAGCGTCCCGCCCGACCCACCCTGGAGCAGTTGCGCGCAGTCGCCCAGCCTCCGGAGGTGCGCAGCCGCAAGAACGCCGAGCACTGGACTGCGGAACTGTACCTGCGCCACATCTCGATCTATCTGACCAGCGCGCTGGTGCGCACGCCGATCTCGGCTAACGGCGTCACCGGCCTCATGATTCTGTCCGGCTGGGCCATCTCAGCTTCCCTCCTGATCCCAGGAATCTGGGGACCTTTGCTTGCGGTCTTCTTTTCCCAGCTCCAGCTCTATTTCGACTGCAGCGACGGCGAAGTCGCCCGCTGGCGCGGAACCCAGAGCCCCAAGGGAATTTTCCTGGACAAGATCGGCCACTACACCACGGAGGGCCTGATCCCGTTGGCCCTGGGCCTGCGGTGCCTCGGTGACCTCGACCTGCTGCAAACCGATCCGGGCATCGCGTACCTGCACCTTTTCCTCGGCGCCGTCCTGGCACTGGGGATCGTCCTGAACAAGGCACAGAACGAGATGGTCCATGCCTCCCGTGCCCTGGCCGGAATGGACAAGCTGCCGGACACCGTGGATGCGAAGGCCGTGCCTTCCGCCAGCTTCGTCGGGCGCCTGCGCCGGCTGGCACGGTTCCTGCCCTTCCACCGTGTGCTGCACTCGGTGGAGATGAGCCTGCTCATCCTGGCGGCCTCGATCGTGTCCCTCGTCGCCGCGCAGCCGGTGCTGGGGGAGCGCTGGCTGCTCTACATCCTCGTACCCGGAGTGATTTTTGTGAATCTAGGCCATTTCGTCGCCATCATGGCCTCGCCAAGGCTGCGGAAGTGA
- a CDS encoding glycosyltransferase family 2 protein encodes MTPELASLAPHPGVSYVMPVLNEAEHIEGAIRSILHQEYAGPKEVVLALGPSTDATNEVIEQLQREEPRLRTVTSPTGRTPAGLNLAIEGSQYPVIIRVDAHTELEPHYTARGVATLLRTGAADVGGLMDAQGKTAFQRAVATAYHSPLGLGGAAYHSGAPEGPAESAYLGIFRREALDAVGLFEESLWRGQDWDMCLRLRQAGYTVWFDPELTVTYWPRSNWNKLIRQFYAAGIWRAELARRHKEGKSIRHFLPPLLVLGLALGLVAEVLLLAKVPDTWPVWLAVLVLLAGFVPVLYALGIIYAALTIKARLTMTERLRMLIVLPSIHISWGLGYVRGRIMGARGAVDTSRRKS; translated from the coding sequence TTGACGCCTGAACTCGCATCGCTTGCTCCGCATCCCGGTGTCTCCTATGTGATGCCTGTCCTCAATGAGGCTGAGCACATTGAGGGAGCCATCCGCAGCATCCTGCATCAGGAGTACGCAGGCCCCAAGGAGGTCGTGCTGGCCCTGGGACCATCCACGGATGCGACCAATGAGGTCATCGAGCAGCTGCAACGCGAGGAACCGCGGCTGCGCACGGTGACGAGTCCCACTGGTCGGACTCCGGCCGGGCTGAACCTCGCGATCGAGGGTTCGCAGTACCCGGTCATCATCCGAGTGGACGCACATACGGAACTGGAGCCGCACTACACTGCCAGGGGAGTTGCCACCCTCCTGCGCACTGGTGCCGCCGATGTTGGCGGACTGATGGATGCGCAGGGGAAGACTGCCTTTCAACGGGCGGTAGCAACGGCCTACCATTCCCCGCTCGGCCTTGGCGGCGCGGCATATCATAGCGGAGCTCCGGAAGGTCCGGCAGAGTCTGCTTACCTAGGGATTTTTCGCCGCGAAGCCTTGGACGCCGTCGGGCTTTTCGAAGAGTCCCTTTGGCGCGGACAGGACTGGGATATGTGCCTGCGCCTCCGCCAGGCCGGATACACCGTCTGGTTCGATCCGGAACTGACAGTCACTTATTGGCCGCGTTCAAACTGGAACAAGCTGATCCGGCAGTTCTATGCCGCCGGCATCTGGCGTGCCGAACTCGCCCGCCGCCACAAAGAAGGTAAGTCTATACGGCATTTCCTGCCGCCGCTGCTTGTGCTGGGGCTCGCCCTGGGCCTCGTGGCCGAGGTACTCCTGCTGGCGAAAGTCCCGGACACGTGGCCGGTTTGGCTCGCCGTGCTGGTGCTGCTGGCCGGATTCGTCCCGGTCCTGTACGCGCTAGGCATTATTTATGCTGCGCTCACCATCAAAGCGCGGTTGACCATGACCGAGCGCCTCAGAATGCTTATCGTGCTGCCCAGCATTCATATCAGCTGGGGGCTGGGCTACGTCCGCGGCCGGATCATGGGCGCCCGCGGAGCCGTGGACACCAGCAGGAGGAAGTCATGA
- a CDS encoding ABC transporter ATP-binding protein, with product MAESTKTGVDLANQDASANGRKPVVVVDDLHVKYRVYAGGKPVKGTGRSLLKRSGGGIREVHALKGVSFTAYENESIGVIGSNGSGKSTLMRTLVGLTPPSDGAVYASSRPNLLGVGAALIPDLSGEKNIQLGGLALGFSKQEINGLRDDIVQFAELEEFIDLPMRTYSSGMQARLKFAIAASKQHEILIVDEALAVGDQRFRKRSEARIREIRENAGTVFLVSHSMKSILDTCSRVIWINKGVLQMDGDPKEVVDAYQETKK from the coding sequence ATGGCCGAGTCGACTAAAACGGGAGTGGATTTGGCCAATCAGGACGCGTCAGCCAACGGGCGGAAGCCGGTAGTGGTGGTTGATGATCTGCACGTCAAGTACCGGGTCTATGCGGGGGGCAAGCCCGTCAAAGGCACGGGCCGGTCGCTGCTCAAGCGCAGCGGCGGTGGAATCCGCGAGGTGCACGCCCTCAAGGGTGTCTCATTCACTGCCTACGAAAACGAGTCCATCGGCGTAATCGGCTCCAACGGTTCCGGCAAGTCCACGCTGATGCGGACTTTGGTAGGTCTGACGCCGCCCAGCGATGGCGCGGTCTATGCCTCTTCCCGTCCGAACCTGCTGGGCGTCGGCGCAGCGTTGATCCCGGACCTTTCGGGTGAAAAGAACATCCAGCTCGGCGGTCTTGCGCTCGGCTTTTCGAAGCAGGAAATCAACGGCTTGCGGGATGACATCGTCCAGTTCGCCGAGCTGGAAGAGTTTATCGACCTGCCCATGCGCACCTATTCCTCCGGCATGCAGGCCAGGCTAAAGTTCGCCATCGCCGCCTCCAAGCAGCACGAGATCCTGATCGTGGACGAAGCGCTGGCTGTAGGGGACCAGCGATTCCGGAAGCGTAGCGAGGCGCGCATCCGCGAGATCCGTGAGAACGCCGGTACTGTTTTCCTGGTGTCCCACTCCATGAAGTCCATCCTGGATACCTGCAGCCGCGTCATCTGGATCAACAAAGGTGTCCTGCAGATGGACGGAGATCCAAAGGAAGTTGTCGACGCTTACCAGGAAACCAAGAAGTAG